The following proteins are encoded in a genomic region of Arachis stenosperma cultivar V10309 chromosome 4, arast.V10309.gnm1.PFL2, whole genome shotgun sequence:
- the LOC130974149 gene encoding squamosa promoter-binding-like protein 7 isoform X1: MEPLPSLPPPLNNNNNNNMDDSSSIWDLTYLLDFNLDDLPLDPHQPSQPLDFDPPAAPDPHNIPPPSPLPANDKVRKRDPRLTCSNFLAGRVPCACPELDAQLENEGLPGKKRVRTASAARGSPPKVCCQVPGCEVDITELKGYHRRHRVCLRCANAATVMLDGEAKRYCQQCGKFHVLSDFDEGKRSCRRKLERHNNRRRRKPADSRAEAAHEPLPVAQNEDSNNDGETGKGLDSSNLSCEINEKEVSLDLEDEPVANLNSAPDMQNITNDSVMTFLASGETQVNSGKDASNLSNSPSYCDNKSAYSSLCQTGRISFKLYDWNPAEFPRRLRHQIFQWLASMPVELEGYIRPGCTILTIFIAMPKNMWINLQEDPMYYVRDLVAPGKFLSARGNALIYLNDMFFRIMKDGTSVTKVKVNMQAPRLHYVHPTYFEAGKPLEFVACGSNLMQPKFRLLVSFSGKYLKCEYCVPSPHNWTGNNMSCAFENQLYKIYVPHTEETLFGPAFIEVENESGLSNFIPVLIGDKEICSEMRTLQQRLDESLHSKQFQSTSGGSICSLCEDFAHRHTSSDLLVDIAWLLKNPTSENFERMMTASQIQRYCYLLDFLICHDSILILEKILPKLVIFTEGLKSNIVISRTSDVDVTQLLNCMHLARDVINQNHQKGRGIVVHSETEGFRIEKTCTQDSLPSVSRIKSQDVLSRTDSKCGIMRSPTSNDKIDRIPLLKREIIMNMEELPKRSSRRYVGRGFLSSRPAMFVIVSVAVCLAVCVAVLHRGRVSELAVSIRRCLFNS, encoded by the exons ATGGAGCCCCTCCCTTCTCTCCCTCCCCCTctaaacaacaacaacaacaacaacatggACGATTCTTCTTCAATTTGGGATCTTACTTACCTTCTCGATTTCAACCTCGACGATTTACCCCTTGACCCTCACCAACCATCTCAACCGTTGGATTTCGATCCTCCAGCTGCCCCGGATCCACACAATattcctcctccttctcctcttcCCGCCAACGACAAGGTTCGGAAACGCGACCCGAGGCTCACGTGCTCCAACTTTCTCGCGGGCCGGGTTCCATGCGCGTGCCCCGAGCTCGATGCTCAGCTCGAGAACGAGGGTCTCCCCGGTAAGAAGCGCGTGCGCACCGCTTCTGCCGCGCGTGGCTCACCCCCGAAGGTTTGTTGCCAGGTTCCTGGCTGCGAGGTCGATATCACGGAGCTGAAGGGGTACCACCGGAGGCATAGGGTTTGCCTACGCTGTGCTAATGCTGCCACTGTTATGCTCGACGGCGAGGCCAAGAGATACTGTCAACAGTGTGGCaa GTTTCACGTGTTGTCGGATTTTGATGAAGGTAAACGTAGCTGTAGGAGAAAGTTAGAGCGCCATAACAATAGGAGGCGAAGAAAGCCAGCAGATTCAAGAGCTGAAGCTGCTCATGAACCTCTACCTGTTGCACAAAATGAGGATTCAAATAATGACGGGGAAACAGGAAAAGGTTTAG ATTCTTCAAATTTGAGTTGTGaaataaatgaaaaagaagTGTCACTGGATCTTGAAGATGAACCAGTTGCCAATCTGAACTCAGCTCCTGATATGCAGAATATTACAAATGACAGTGTTATGACTTTTCTTGCTTCTGGGGAAACACAAGTGAATAGTGGAAAAGATGCTTCCAACCTCTCTAACTCTCCTTCATATTGTGACAATAAGAGTGCCTATTCATCTTTG TGCCAAACAGGTCGGATTTCTTTCAAGCTTTATGATTGGAACCCTGCAGAATTTCCTAGAAGGCTACGCCACCAA ATATTCCAATGGTTGGCGAGTATGCCTGTTGAGCTTGAGGGATATATCCGCCCAGGGTGTACCATCCTGACAATTTTTATCGCCATGCCAAAGAATATGTGGATAAAT TTACAGGAAGATCCTATGTACTATGTGCGTGATCTTGTTGCTCCTGGAAAGTTCCTATCTGCAAGAGGCAATGCACTAATTTATCTGAATGATATGTTCTTCCGCATTATGAAAG ATGGAACTTCTGTGACAAAAGTCAAGGTAAATATGCAGGCACCAAGGCTTCACTATGTTCATCCCACATACTTTGAGGCTGGGAAACCTCTGGAGTTTGTTGCTTGCGGAAGTAACTTGATGCAGCCTAAGTTTCG GCTTCTTGTATCTTTTTCTGGAAAGTATCTGAAGTGTGAATATTGTGTTCCATCTCCACATAACTGGACTGGGAACAATATGTCATGTGCTTTTGAGAATCAGTTATACAAGATATATGTCCCTCATACAGAGGAAACTCTCTTTGGGCCTGCATTTATTGAG GTGGAGAATGAGTCTGGTTTATCAAACTTCATTCCTGTTCTCATTGGGGACAAAGAAATTTGCAGTGAGATGAGGACATTACAGCAAAGGTTAGATGAGTCTCTTCATTCTAAACAATTCCAGTCTACATCTGGTGGTTCTATCTGCAGCTTGTGTGAAGATTTTGCACATAGGCACACATCATCAGACTTGCTTGTAGATATAGCATGGTTGCTTAAGAACCCTACCTCAGAAAATTTTGAGAGAATGATGACGgcttcacaaattcaaagataCTGTTACTTGTTGGACTTTCTTATATGCCATGATTCAATACTcattttggaaaaaatattaccAAAGTTGGTGATCTTTACAGAAGGCTTGAAATCAAATATTGTGATTAGTCGGACGAGTGATGTTGATGTGACACAATTACTGaattgcatgcatcttgctagAGATGTTATTAATCAGAATCATCAGAAAGGCAGAGGCATAGTTGTGCATTCTGAAACAGAAGGCTTTCGGATTGAAAAAACATGCACCCAAGACAGCTTGCCATCAGTTTCGAGAATAAAAAGTCAG GATGTTCTATCCAGAACGGATTCAAAGTGTGGAATAATGAGAAGCCCAACATCTAATGACAAAATTGATAGGATACCACTTTTGAAGAGGGAGATTATAATGAATATGGAAGAGTTGCCTAAACGATCCAGCCGGCGATATGTTGGTAGGGGATTCTTGAGCTCTCGACCGGCAATGTTTGTGATTGTTTCGGTTGCTGTTTGTCTTGCAGTATGTGTAGCCGTCCTTCACCGGGGGAGGGTTAGTGAGTTAGCTGTAtccattagaaggtgcttgttTAACTCTTAG
- the LOC130974149 gene encoding squamosa promoter-binding-like protein 7 isoform X2 gives MEPLPSLPPPLNNNNNNNMDDSSSIWDLTYLLDFNLDDLPLDPHQPSQPLDFDPPAAPDPHNIPPPSPLPANDKVRKRDPRLTCSNFLAGRVPCACPELDAQLENEGLPGKKRVRTASAARGSPPKVCCQVPGCEVDITELKGYHRRHRVCLRCANAATVMLDGEAKRYCQQCGKFHVLSDFDEGKRSCRRKLERHNNRRRRKPADSRAEAAHEPLPVAQNEDSNNDGETGKDSSNLSCEINEKEVSLDLEDEPVANLNSAPDMQNITNDSVMTFLASGETQVNSGKDASNLSNSPSYCDNKSAYSSLCQTGRISFKLYDWNPAEFPRRLRHQIFQWLASMPVELEGYIRPGCTILTIFIAMPKNMWINLQEDPMYYVRDLVAPGKFLSARGNALIYLNDMFFRIMKDGTSVTKVKVNMQAPRLHYVHPTYFEAGKPLEFVACGSNLMQPKFRLLVSFSGKYLKCEYCVPSPHNWTGNNMSCAFENQLYKIYVPHTEETLFGPAFIEVENESGLSNFIPVLIGDKEICSEMRTLQQRLDESLHSKQFQSTSGGSICSLCEDFAHRHTSSDLLVDIAWLLKNPTSENFERMMTASQIQRYCYLLDFLICHDSILILEKILPKLVIFTEGLKSNIVISRTSDVDVTQLLNCMHLARDVINQNHQKGRGIVVHSETEGFRIEKTCTQDSLPSVSRIKSQDVLSRTDSKCGIMRSPTSNDKIDRIPLLKREIIMNMEELPKRSSRRYVGRGFLSSRPAMFVIVSVAVCLAVCVAVLHRGRVSELAVSIRRCLFNS, from the exons ATGGAGCCCCTCCCTTCTCTCCCTCCCCCTctaaacaacaacaacaacaacaacatggACGATTCTTCTTCAATTTGGGATCTTACTTACCTTCTCGATTTCAACCTCGACGATTTACCCCTTGACCCTCACCAACCATCTCAACCGTTGGATTTCGATCCTCCAGCTGCCCCGGATCCACACAATattcctcctccttctcctcttcCCGCCAACGACAAGGTTCGGAAACGCGACCCGAGGCTCACGTGCTCCAACTTTCTCGCGGGCCGGGTTCCATGCGCGTGCCCCGAGCTCGATGCTCAGCTCGAGAACGAGGGTCTCCCCGGTAAGAAGCGCGTGCGCACCGCTTCTGCCGCGCGTGGCTCACCCCCGAAGGTTTGTTGCCAGGTTCCTGGCTGCGAGGTCGATATCACGGAGCTGAAGGGGTACCACCGGAGGCATAGGGTTTGCCTACGCTGTGCTAATGCTGCCACTGTTATGCTCGACGGCGAGGCCAAGAGATACTGTCAACAGTGTGGCaa GTTTCACGTGTTGTCGGATTTTGATGAAGGTAAACGTAGCTGTAGGAGAAAGTTAGAGCGCCATAACAATAGGAGGCGAAGAAAGCCAGCAGATTCAAGAGCTGAAGCTGCTCATGAACCTCTACCTGTTGCACAAAATGAGGATTCAAATAATGACGGGGAAACAGGAAAAG ATTCTTCAAATTTGAGTTGTGaaataaatgaaaaagaagTGTCACTGGATCTTGAAGATGAACCAGTTGCCAATCTGAACTCAGCTCCTGATATGCAGAATATTACAAATGACAGTGTTATGACTTTTCTTGCTTCTGGGGAAACACAAGTGAATAGTGGAAAAGATGCTTCCAACCTCTCTAACTCTCCTTCATATTGTGACAATAAGAGTGCCTATTCATCTTTG TGCCAAACAGGTCGGATTTCTTTCAAGCTTTATGATTGGAACCCTGCAGAATTTCCTAGAAGGCTACGCCACCAA ATATTCCAATGGTTGGCGAGTATGCCTGTTGAGCTTGAGGGATATATCCGCCCAGGGTGTACCATCCTGACAATTTTTATCGCCATGCCAAAGAATATGTGGATAAAT TTACAGGAAGATCCTATGTACTATGTGCGTGATCTTGTTGCTCCTGGAAAGTTCCTATCTGCAAGAGGCAATGCACTAATTTATCTGAATGATATGTTCTTCCGCATTATGAAAG ATGGAACTTCTGTGACAAAAGTCAAGGTAAATATGCAGGCACCAAGGCTTCACTATGTTCATCCCACATACTTTGAGGCTGGGAAACCTCTGGAGTTTGTTGCTTGCGGAAGTAACTTGATGCAGCCTAAGTTTCG GCTTCTTGTATCTTTTTCTGGAAAGTATCTGAAGTGTGAATATTGTGTTCCATCTCCACATAACTGGACTGGGAACAATATGTCATGTGCTTTTGAGAATCAGTTATACAAGATATATGTCCCTCATACAGAGGAAACTCTCTTTGGGCCTGCATTTATTGAG GTGGAGAATGAGTCTGGTTTATCAAACTTCATTCCTGTTCTCATTGGGGACAAAGAAATTTGCAGTGAGATGAGGACATTACAGCAAAGGTTAGATGAGTCTCTTCATTCTAAACAATTCCAGTCTACATCTGGTGGTTCTATCTGCAGCTTGTGTGAAGATTTTGCACATAGGCACACATCATCAGACTTGCTTGTAGATATAGCATGGTTGCTTAAGAACCCTACCTCAGAAAATTTTGAGAGAATGATGACGgcttcacaaattcaaagataCTGTTACTTGTTGGACTTTCTTATATGCCATGATTCAATACTcattttggaaaaaatattaccAAAGTTGGTGATCTTTACAGAAGGCTTGAAATCAAATATTGTGATTAGTCGGACGAGTGATGTTGATGTGACACAATTACTGaattgcatgcatcttgctagAGATGTTATTAATCAGAATCATCAGAAAGGCAGAGGCATAGTTGTGCATTCTGAAACAGAAGGCTTTCGGATTGAAAAAACATGCACCCAAGACAGCTTGCCATCAGTTTCGAGAATAAAAAGTCAG GATGTTCTATCCAGAACGGATTCAAAGTGTGGAATAATGAGAAGCCCAACATCTAATGACAAAATTGATAGGATACCACTTTTGAAGAGGGAGATTATAATGAATATGGAAGAGTTGCCTAAACGATCCAGCCGGCGATATGTTGGTAGGGGATTCTTGAGCTCTCGACCGGCAATGTTTGTGATTGTTTCGGTTGCTGTTTGTCTTGCAGTATGTGTAGCCGTCCTTCACCGGGGGAGGGTTAGTGAGTTAGCTGTAtccattagaaggtgcttgttTAACTCTTAG
- the LOC130976977 gene encoding probable 1-deoxy-D-xylulose-5-phosphate synthase, chloroplastic: MTSLCIFSSPLHYATSLLSSSQWGVNQFYHSQHRFNQKRRKKWCGVHASLSDTEDYHSQRPPTPLLDTINYPIHMKNLSTKELEQLAKELRSDLIFNVSRTGGHLGSNLGVVELTVALHYVFNTPKDKILWDVGHQSYLHKILTGRRDKMYTIRQTDGLCGFTKRSESEYDCFGTGHSSTTISAGLGMAVGRDLKGEKNTVIAVIGDGAMTAGQAYEAMNNAGYLDSDMVIILNDNKQVSLPTATLDGPIPPVGALSSALNRLQLSRPFRDLREVAKGVTKQIGGHMHELAAKVDEYARGMINGSKSTLFEELGLYYIGPVDGHNINDLISVLKETKSTQTTGPVLIHVITEKGRGYPYAEKASDKYHGVAKFDPATGKQFKATAKTESYTSYFAEALIAEAEADKDIVAIHAAMGGGTGLNFFHKRFPSRCFDVGIAEQHAVTFAAGLACEGIKPFCAIYSSFIQRAYDQVVHDVDLQNLPVRFAMDRAGLVGADGPTHSGSFDVTFMACLPNMVVMAPSDEAELFHMVATAAAIDDRPSCFRYPRGNGVGVALPAGNKGTPLEIGKGRVLIEGERVALLGYGTAVQNCLAAASLLGLHGLHVTVADARFCKPLDHSLIRSLVKSHEVLITVEEGSIGGFASHVAQFMALDGLLDGNLKWRPMVLPDCYIDHGSPSDQLSLAGLTPSHIAGAVFKILGQTREALEIINMK, encoded by the exons ATGACTTCTCTGTGTATATTCTCGTCTCCTCTTCACTATGCAACATCATTATTATCGTCGTCTCAATGGGGTGTTAATCAATTTTATCATTCCCAACATAGATTTAATCAG AAGAGGAGAAAAAAATGGTGTGGTGTTCATGCATCACTATCTGACACAGAAGATTATCATTCTCAGAGACCACCAACACCACTACTAGACACTATAAACTATCCCATTCATATGAAAAATCTCTCTACAAAG GAATTGGAACAACTGGCAAAAGAGTTGCGATCCGACCTTATTTTCAATGTTTCTAGAACTGGTGGTCATTTAGGATCAAACCTCGGTGTTGTGGAACTCACTGTTGCTCTACATTATGTGTTCAATACTCCTAAGGATAAAATCTTGTGGGATGTTGGTCATCAA TCATATCTTCATAAAATTCTCACTGGTAGAAGGGATAAAATGTATACCATAAGGCAAACAGATGGATTATGTGGGTTTACCAAAAGGTCTGAGAGTGAATATGATTGTTTCGGCACGGGTCACAGTTCAACGACCATATCAGCAGGACTTG GAATGGCTGTTGGGAGGGATTTGAAGGGAGAAAAAAACACTGTAATTGCTGTTATTGGCGATGGTGCTATGACCGCTGGCCAAGCTTATGAAGCAATGAATAATGCTGGATATCTTGATTCGGACATGGTTATTATACTAAATGACAATAAACAGGTCTCTCTCCCAACTGCAACTCTTGATGGACCCATACCACCAGTAGGTGCGTTGAGTAGTGCTCTCAACAGACTACAATTAAGTAGGCCTTTCAGAGATCTCAGAGAAGTTGCAAAG GGTGTAACTAAACAAATTGGCGGACACATGCATGAGTTGGCTGCAAAAGTTGATGAATATGCTCGCGGAATGATTAATGGCTCGAAATCCACCCTATTCGAAGAGCTTGGACTTTATTACATTGGCCCTGTTGATGGTCATAATATAAATGATCTTATTTCCGTTCTCAAAGAAACCAAAAGTACTCAAACAACCGGTCCTGTGCTAATCCATGTTATAACAGAAAAAGGTCGTGGATATCCTTATGCAGAAAAAGCGTCAGACAAGTACCATG GTGTTGCTAAGTTTGACCCTGCAACTGGAAAACAGTTCAAGGCTACGGCTAAAACTGAGTCATACACAAGTTATTTTGCAGAAGCTTTGATtgcagaagcagaagcagacAAAGACATAGTTGCAATCCATGCTGCAATGGGAGGTGGAACTGGCTTAAATTTCTTCCATAAACGCTTCCCATCAAGATGCTTCGATGTCGGGATAGCAGAACAGCATGCCGTTACATTTGCTGCTGGTCTGGCTTGTGAAGGCATTAAGCCTTTCTGTGCAATATACTCATCATTCATTCAGAGAGCTTATGaccag GTGGTGCATGATGTGGATCTGCAGAATCTTCCGGTAAGATTTGCTATGGATAGAGCTGGATTAGTTGGAGCTGATGGTCCTACACATTCCGGCTCATTCGATGTAACTTTCATGGCATGCCTCCCAAACATGGTGGTGATGGCTCCGTCTGATGAAGCTGAGCTCTTCCACATGGTTGCTACTGCCGCCGCCATTGATGATAGACCAAGTTGTTTCCGCTATCCGAGGGGGAATGGTGTTGGCGTTGCACTACCAGCAGGGAACAAAGGAACTCCTCTCGAG ATTGGAAAAGGTAGGGTATTAATTGAAGGCGAAAGGGTTGCCCTCTTGGGCTATGGAACAGCTGTTCAGAACTGTTTAGCCGCTGCATCCTTATTGGGACTCCACGGCTTGCATGTGACGGTGGCGGACGCACGTTTCTGCAAGCCGTTGGACCACTCCCTCATTCGCAGCCTTGTGAAATCTCACGAGGTATTGATCACCGTGGAAGAAGGATCCATCGGAGGATTTGCTTCTCATGTTGCTCAGTTCATGGCCCTTGATGGCCTTCTTGATGGAAACTTGAAG TGGAGGCCAATGGTTCTACCTGATTGCTATATTGACCATGGTTCACCTTCGGATCAATTATCTCTGGCTGGTCTCACACCATCTCACATAGCAGGGGCCGTATTCAAAATCCTTGGACAAACAAGAGAAGCACTTGAgatcataaatatgaaataa